The following is a genomic window from Amycolatopsis sp. BJA-103.
CGCCCTGACCTCGGCCGTGCCGCGAATCCGCCGCAGGTCCGGGACGTGGGCTTCGGTGACCGGGGTCAGGATCACGATCTCCCCGTGCAACTCGGTGGTCAGTTCCCGCTCCGTCCGCTCGTTCGAGTGGCGCCAGTCTAGGGAGGCGCGGCCAGGACCGCACGAAGACAGGCGGACATCTCAGCCGGGATCGGGTATCACTAAGGGGAAGGTGGAGGTGGGTCATGGGGAACCTGTACGAGGAACTGCGCCCGGCCACGGAACTGGTCGACGGCGGGGCGACCGCCGTGCGCGCGGCGGTGCTGCGCAAGGCGACCGAGGCGGTCGTCGCGAACGCCCGGGACGCGACGGACTGCCGGATGCTGCTGGAGATGCTGGGGCTGCACTCCGAGCCCGCGACCCGGTCCGAGGACGAAGCCGCCTGAGGCTTCGGCACCGGGGGCCGTGAGTGGGGATTCGGGTTATTGAGGAAGGTCAAAAGTGGCGTGTTCGGGCGGGATGGGCGTTCACGTGTGTTCGGGCGGCGATCACGTGTGATCAGAGACGGATCACGTGTGCTTGGATCCGGATCTCGTGTGATCGGGCGACGTTCACGGAGTTCGCCTTCTGATCACGCGTGATCCGGCTCCGATCACGCGAGTCACGCCTTCGCTCACCTTGGGTTCAGCCACAACGCCACGGTGAGGGCCGCACCAGCCTCCCGGGACGTCGCGAAAGCCACTTTCGGGACATCAGACGTCCCGCAAGTGGCTTTCGTGACACGGCCGCTCGGCATCGGACGCGGCGAAGGACGCCTTCATCCCGTCGCCGGCCCGGCCCGCGAACACGCCGCCTTTGCCTCGCCGCTCAATAACTCGAATGCCCACTCACGACCACCCCGGCCGACCCGTCTCAGTGCCGGGGCAGCACGCAGAACTCGTTGCCTTCCGGATCGGCCATGACGACCCAGGGATCCGACTCGGGGTCGTCGACGACCTTGGCGCCGAGCGAAACGAGCCGGGCGACCTCTTCGCGTTGCTCGAGTTCGTTGGAGGCGAGGTCGAGGTGCAGCCGGTTCTTGCCCGACTTCTCCTCGGGCACCGGCTGGAAGAGCAGACTCAGGACGTCCGGGCCCTTCAGTTCGACGTAGGTCACCCCGTGCCCGTCCGTCCACCGGGACGTTTCGGGGTAACCGAGCGCTTCCTTCCAGAACGCGGCCAGCGCTTCGGCCTCGCGGCAGTCGACGGTGACGGCGAGCATCCGGGTTCGCATCTCTCCACGGTGCCACGGGAAAACGAAATTCGCCGATCAGGTGGGGCGAGGCGTGATCAAGAGTCGCAGGACGTCGGTGAAGAGTGTTTCGGGGACCGCGCCGGCGTCCACTCCGCGCTCGACGGCGAGGCCGTTCGACAGCGCGAGGATCACCACCGCGAGTTGTTCGGCCGGGATCGGCAGTTCCACCGAGTGCGCCCCGGCGGCTTTGCGGATCGCGCGGGTGATGGCCTCCCGCAGCCGGGCCCGGCGTTCCGCGAAACCCGCGTGGATCGCCGGATCCCGCATCGCCAGGCCCCAGTACTCCAGCAGCAGCCGATGCCAGGTGGCGTCGGTGCCGATTCCGCTCAGCAACCGGGCACCCGCCTCGGCCGTCGCCTCCTCCAGATCGGCGATCTCGTCGAAGACCGCGGTGGCGGCGCCCATCCGCTCGACGATGTGCTCTTCCATGATGGTCAGCACCAGATCGTCGCGGCCGCTGAAGTTGGAGTACACGGCGCCCTTGGTGAGCCCGGCTTCGGCCGCGATGTCGTTGAGCGAAGTTCCCGCGATGCCTTGACGGGCGAACACGGCGGTCGCCGCGTCGAGCACGCGCCGCCGGGTTTCGGCCCGGCTCGGGCGGGTGCGGGGAGGACGGGAAGCGGCCATGGATCCGGAGGGTACAACCCGCTGAACTCGGGTTCTGAACATTGACTGTGATCTGGCCCATATGGTACTCAGACAACTCGATACCGCTCGGTATTGAGTTGGAGGTCCCGTGTTCGCAGTCACCGTCGACGTGCGCCGCGCCATGGCCGTCCTGGCCGCAGCCTTCGTCGCCCTCGCCACCCTGGTGGTCGCCGCGCCACCCGTCCGTGCCGCCGATTTCCCGCAGAATCCCCGGAACGATCCCTTCTACGCCCAGCCGTCGCCGTTCCCCGACGTCGCGCCGGGCACCGTGCTCGACTCCCGGCCGGTCACCGTCCGGGCGCTCGCCCTGCCGCTCCCGATCCGGGCCTGGCAGGTCAAGTACAAGTCCACCGACACCCGGGGCAGGCCGATCGCCGACGTCGCGACCGTCCTGCAGCCGCTCGTCCCGCCGCCGGGGCCGCGCAAACTCGTCTCCTACCAGACCGCGCAGGACGGTCTCACCACCGATTGCGCGCCGTCGTACGTGCTCCGGACCGGGCTGGCCCTGCCCGCCGAGGAACTCGCCCTGATGGTGCCGCTGCTCGCGGCCGGGCACACCGTCGTCACCGCGGACTACCAGGGACCCGATTCACAATGGACGGCCGGGCTCAACACCGCGCACGGCGTCCTCGACGGAATCCGTGCGGCACAACGGTTCGCGCCCGCGCGACTGAACGGCGCGGCCACGCCGACCGCGTTGATGGGCTATTCCGGTGGCGCGCTGGCGAGCCAGTGGGCCAACGAGATCCAGCCGTCGTACGCGCCGGAGCTGAAGTTCGCCGGTGTCGCGGCGGGCGGGGTCCCGGCCGACATGGGCTACATCGCGCGGCAGATCGACGGCGGACCGTTGTCGGGTGTCTACATCGGAGCGGCCGTCGGACTCAGCAGGGCGTATCCGGAGATCGACCTCGCCACTCTGCTCAACGCGCGCGGCAAGGCGGCGTTCGCCGAGGTCGGGAAGCAGTGCATCGACCAGTTCAGTGTCGGGCAGGCGTTCCGTCGCATGGCCGATTACGTGACCGTGCCGGAACTGCTCGACGTCCCGGCGGTGAAACGGGTGATCGCCGAGAACGTCATGGGCGGGCACGAACCGGGTTCGCCGACGTACTTCTACCAAGGGATCTTCGATGAACTGACGCCGATCCCGCCGGTCGACAAGCTGGTCGCGAAGTACTGCGCGGCGGGCGTGAAGATCAAGTACGACCGGATCCCCGTCGGCGAGCACGTCACCGTCGCGGTCCAGGGCGCACCCGGCGCGCTGGCCTATGTCAACGATCGGCTCGCCGGGAAACCGGTGCCGAGTTCCTGCTGATCACCGGCATACTCGCCGGATGGCTTTCTTCGACATCGAGGGTTACGAACCCGTGTGGCTCTCCGGACTCAAGGAGATCCGGAGGGCGCACGGGGACCGGTTGCGCGCACTGGTGGGCAAGCGGCTCCAGCACGTCCACCTGACCTGGTACGTCAAATACGGCGAATGGCTTCAGGACGCGCCGGTCGTGCTGGACTTCGGGGACGAACGGCTGGAGATCACGCACTGGAAGTTCGACGAGGTTTCCCTCACCTGGAACACGATCGACCCGTTCGGCAAGGCGGAATGGAACTGGGGCGATCCGGCCGAACCGAGTCCGCTCCGGTGGCGGCAGGACATCTACCCCGAACTGTCCGCTTTGGAGGGTCAGGTGCTCCAGGACGTCGAACTGCTCGAATCCCTGTACAAGGGTGTGGCCGGGAGCATGGTGGCGCTCGGCTTCGTGTTCCCGGGCGGGCGGTTCACCGTCTTCAACGCCATGGACGAGAACGGGCTCGAGTACACCGAGCCCGGTGAGGACTACCGGAAGCATTCCCTGGCGGGCTGAAAAACCGGATGCCCCGGCCGTCGATCTTCGTGATACTTCCCGGCATGTCCCGGATCAAACTGGCCGAAGCGCTCGCTCTGCGCGCCGACGCGACGAAGAAGGTGGAGGCGCTGCGCTCCCGGATCGTCGACAACGCACGCCACCAAGAGGGCGAGGAACCGGCGGAGGACGCGTCCGCGCTCCTCGTCGACGTCGAAACCGCGCTGGGCGACCTGGAATCGCTGATCCAGCGGATCAACCGGACCAACGCCGCGACCCCGCTCGGGGAAGGCACGATCACCGACGCGATCGCGCACCGCGACGTCCTCCGGCTCAGGCACGGCGTCCTCACCGCGGCCGCCGACGCCGCGGCGGGCCGCAACCAAAGCGGCTACGGCCGTCAGCTCCGCTCGGAACTCCGGTATCTCTCCGCGCTTCCGGTCGCGGAGCTGCGGTCCCGCGCGGACCGGGTCGCCGGCGAGATCCGGGTGGTCGACGTCGAGATCCAGCGCACCAACTGGGAGACCGACCTCCTGGACTGAACGTGGAAAGCAGGTAGCCCTCCGGGAAGCGGGCACAAGCCGAGAGCCGGCGGTACACCGGCTCACCTCCTGGTACGTGGCGGGCAGCGTGGGGTTCGACTCCCCGATCACAACTCAGCCCAGCACGGCGCACAGGTGACGGCGCAAACGGCACAGTTCATCACCACGTGCCGGTCCCGGAAGGCGAGGGTGGGCACGGGGCCTTTCCACGTCCGGACGAGGTGCTCGGCACCGCATTCCCGTTGCCCGAGTGGCGTTCCCGACACAGCGGCGAAGCCGATCCATGGGCGGACCCGATCGACTCTGTGCCAAGGTGAAAAGCGGAACAACCCAAGAGCCCAGGTGGTGACCCCGGATGGCACTGAAGATCGGTTACAAGGCGTCGGCCGAGCAGTTCGGCCCGCGCGACCTCGTCGAGTACTCCGTG
Proteins encoded in this region:
- a CDS encoding VOC family protein yields the protein MRTRMLAVTVDCREAEALAAFWKEALGYPETSRWTDGHGVTYVELKGPDVLSLLFQPVPEEKSGKNRLHLDLASNELEQREEVARLVSLGAKVVDDPESDPWVVMADPEGNEFCVLPRH
- a CDS encoding TetR/AcrR family transcriptional regulator; this encodes MAASRPPRTRPSRAETRRRVLDAATAVFARQGIAGTSLNDIAAEAGLTKGAVYSNFSGRDDLVLTIMEEHIVERMGAATAVFDEIADLEEATAEAGARLLSGIGTDATWHRLLLEYWGLAMRDPAIHAGFAERRARLREAITRAIRKAAGAHSVELPIPAEQLAVVILALSNGLAVERGVDAGAVPETLFTDVLRLLITPRPT
- a CDS encoding lipase family protein, which encodes MFAVTVDVRRAMAVLAAAFVALATLVVAAPPVRAADFPQNPRNDPFYAQPSPFPDVAPGTVLDSRPVTVRALALPLPIRAWQVKYKSTDTRGRPIADVATVLQPLVPPPGPRKLVSYQTAQDGLTTDCAPSYVLRTGLALPAEELALMVPLLAAGHTVVTADYQGPDSQWTAGLNTAHGVLDGIRAAQRFAPARLNGAATPTALMGYSGGALASQWANEIQPSYAPELKFAGVAAGGVPADMGYIARQIDGGPLSGVYIGAAVGLSRAYPEIDLATLLNARGKAAFAEVGKQCIDQFSVGQAFRRMADYVTVPELLDVPAVKRVIAENVMGGHEPGSPTYFYQGIFDELTPIPPVDKLVAKYCAAGVKIKYDRIPVGEHVTVAVQGAPGALAYVNDRLAGKPVPSSC
- a CDS encoding DIP1984 family protein; translated protein: MSRIKLAEALALRADATKKVEALRSRIVDNARHQEGEEPAEDASALLVDVETALGDLESLIQRINRTNAATPLGEGTITDAIAHRDVLRLRHGVLTAAADAAAGRNQSGYGRQLRSELRYLSALPVAELRSRADRVAGEIRVVDVEIQRTNWETDLLD